agatagatagatagatagatagatagatagatagatagatagatagatagatagatagatagatagatagatagatagatagatagatagatagatagatagatagatgtggtAAGTGGCTCAAACTCCAAATTGTCCCTGATGCATCCATCTGCCAGTGATTGTGTGCATATGAATTTTTAAACGGTCTGCATACAATGTTCCTATGATGATAATATGAATATGCGTAAGAACAGAAAATCTAGATAGGCACTCACCTGCATGTAGGCATGATTGGTTGGATTTAAGTCTTCTCTCAGAGGACTAGGGCAGGAGCCTTCACAGCGGTAGGCATTGTACTTTTTAGGAAAGACAATCCAGGACCCCCAGCCAATCTGATTAAAGTCGACATGCAGGTCCACTTTGCGACAGAGTGATTTTTCGCTCACTCTTTTGAACAGCTGTGGGGTTCTTGCTGTTTGCTCTCTCTGGCCCCGTTTGCTCCTTCGCCTCTTTTTGATTTCAGCAGGGGAGAAGAACTTGGATTGTTCAGCTGTATGGAGTAAGCTCGCTTTAGCCTTTGAGTTTTCATCAAACCCTGTGTGTGAGAAGACAACCAGCAAGGCCCGGTCACTCACATCCTGGTCTTTTGTCAAACTTGCTTCATAAACGAGCTCATCGGGAAGAGGCAGGCCTCGCTTTTTCTTTatcacttttcttcttcttgacaCTCGCTTGTGGCGAATTCTTGTTGTTGATTTCTCTTTAAGCCAGCTCAAGAGGGGATTTGTCATGTTGAATACTTTCCAGCTCTGCGATGATGTGACTAGTGACGATTCTGTGAGCAGTGCCAGCAGCTGCTGATCCTGGTCATGGTGGTGATAGACCTCCACACTAATGTTGGAAACATTCATTGTCCGAGGTAGCTTGATTCTCAACTCGGCCGCCTGGATTTGTTTGTCAGCTCCCAGCGcatggaggtcaaaggtcgccaCCCAGGATCTATGTCTGTATGTCAAATCTGATATAGCAAAAATGGAAGAATTAGCATAATTGAAGAGCACTTTGTATGACACAGATTATAATGACTGattattatgccaaaatcaggacCGTTATTGTGTGTTACTGATGCATGTAAACCAACAAACAACCACCTGTGcgggaaattaaaaaaaacaaaaaacatcaccATTATTATATTACCAAACATTAGATTGCTGTCTTTCCCTCCTCACCACACAGGTGGTAGATAGCTGCAACTTTGTTAGCCTGGTTTTGCTGGAAATCTATTCCTCTAAGCATTTTTCCTTCCTCAAAATCTCCAAGTGCTTGTTAAAGGTGATCACTGGATTGTTGAAGGTTACTTTTCTGATAATGTAGGGTCCTACCAAATTAATAAACTTATGTAAGGTATAAGTGCAACATATATCTTAACTATGACATGACATTTTCAGTGTGCAGCCGGTAACAGCTTTATTAAAGAAGATGCAACTCAGTAAGAAGGCCTACAGCTTCAACCTTATGTGTTTTGCTTGTTTGGTGGATTTAATCGGCCAACAGGAATTATTTTAACgtaaaatgtttttcagttCAATTGAAAGTTTATTTACCTCATAACAGAAGtcagttaaatttaaaaaatgaaacatttaatgaaCATGCAGGCTCATCTggtgagaaaataataatatatgtCCTCTAGAACTTCATGATGAGAGGATTTCAGTAATCAAAGCTGCTTATGCTTTTTCCCAACATAACCCATTCATTATGCTACCCATGGACACCCTACTCTGCGCCCACATCTGTAAAGAGACCCATTGTGATTCTAAACAGGTGTGGCTGCGATTAATCTAAGGGATGAACGCCTTTTAAACATTTAACTTTTGTATTGTCCCGCTGCCTATTGAGTTCGACTCTTGAtcaaaagtgcaaaccacccGCGCTATTAATCCACTCAAACCAAACACGTAGCCGAAACCAATCACTTAACACATCCCTGCTTCTCACGGCTTCTGCATATCCTCTGTCAAACAAACAGGTAGTAACTCTAACACTTTACAGAGATGTGAAATTAGATTCTGCAGCAGGGATTGGGGGGGTGTCCTGTGCTGGCTGC
The Oreochromis aureus strain Israel breed Guangdong linkage group 8, ZZ_aureus, whole genome shotgun sequence DNA segment above includes these coding regions:
- the ndr2 gene encoding nodal-related 2 produces the protein MRSWGALGVALHASLLALLAQGIHKSSDGVFMRPLHRFAVMDRGTGYHLPSYMMQLYRNFKSNFSGLMDTMEQDAARQADTVKSMMAKNLTYRHRSWVATFDLHALGADKQIQAAELRIKLPRTMNVSNISVEVYHHHDQDQQLLALLTESSLVTSSQSWKVFNMTNPLLSWLKEKSTTRIRHKRVSRRRKVIKKKRGLPLPDELVYEASLTKDQDVSDRALLVVFSHTGFDENSKAKASLLHTAEQSKFFSPAEIKKRRRSKRGQREQTARTPQLFKRVSEKSLCRKVDLHVDFNQIGWGSWIVFPKKYNAYRCEGSCPSPLREDLNPTNHAYMQSLLKHFHPDRVASPCCAPTKMSPLSMLYYENGEMLLRHHEDMIVDQCGCQ